Proteins found in one Timaviella obliquedivisa GSE-PSE-MK23-08B genomic segment:
- the psaB gene encoding photosystem I core protein PsaB: protein MATKFPKFSQGLAQDPTTRRLWYGIATAHDFESHDGMTEENLYQKIFASHFGHLAIIFLWTSGNLFHVAWQGNFEQWVKDPLNVRPIAHAIWDPHFGQAAVDAFTRAGASGPVNIAYSGVYHWWYTIGMRSNGELYTGSVFLLILSAVFLFAGWLHLQPKFRPSLSWFKNAESRLNHHLAGLFGVSSLAWTGHMVHVAIPESRGIHVGWDNFLAVKPHPAGLAPFFTGNWGVYAADPDTADHIFGSATGAGTAMLTFLGGFHPQTESLWLTDIAHHHLAIAVIFIIAGHMYRTNFGIGHSIKEILAAHKPPKGGLGEGHKGLYDTMNNSLHFQLAFALAALGVVTSLVAQHMYAMPPYAFIAKDYTTSAALYTHHQYIAGFIMVGAFAHGAIFLVRDYDTAANKNNVLDRVLQHKEAIISHLSWVSLFLGFHTLGIYVHNDVMQAFATPEKQILIEPVFAQWIQASHGKLLYGFDTLLSNPESVAYTAFPNYGNVWLPGWLDAINSGTNSLFLTIGPGDFLVHHAIALGLHTTTLILVKGALDARGSKLMPDKKDFGYAFPCDGPGRGGTCDISAWDSFYLAMFWMLNTIGWVTFYWHWKHLAIWSGNVAQFNESSVTIMGWLRDYLWLNSAQLINGYNPYGMNNLAVWAWMFLFGHLVWATGFMFLISWRGYWQELIETIVWAHERTPLANLVRWKDKPVAMSIVQGRVVGLAHFTVGYILTYAAFLIASTASRYG from the coding sequence ATGGCAACAAAATTCCCAAAATTTAGCCAGGGTTTGGCTCAGGATCCGACTACACGTCGGCTCTGGTACGGGATTGCCACCGCCCATGACTTTGAAAGCCACGACGGGATGACGGAAGAAAACCTTTACCAAAAGATTTTTGCTTCCCACTTCGGTCACCTGGCAATCATCTTCTTATGGACATCGGGCAACCTGTTCCACGTCGCCTGGCAAGGTAACTTTGAACAGTGGGTTAAAGATCCGCTGAATGTTCGTCCGATCGCCCATGCGATCTGGGATCCTCACTTCGGTCAAGCTGCGGTTGATGCTTTTACACGGGCTGGTGCTTCTGGTCCCGTAAACATTGCTTACTCTGGTGTGTACCACTGGTGGTACACCATTGGGATGCGTAGCAACGGCGAACTCTATACGGGTTCTGTCTTCCTGCTGATTCTGTCGGCGGTCTTCCTGTTCGCAGGTTGGCTCCACCTTCAGCCCAAGTTCCGCCCCAGTTTGTCTTGGTTCAAGAATGCTGAGTCTCGCCTTAACCACCACTTGGCTGGTCTGTTCGGCGTTAGCTCTTTGGCTTGGACGGGGCACATGGTACACGTGGCAATTCCCGAATCTCGCGGTATCCATGTGGGCTGGGACAACTTCTTAGCAGTGAAGCCTCACCCAGCTGGATTGGCTCCGTTCTTTACGGGTAACTGGGGCGTTTACGCCGCTGACCCCGACACAGCGGATCACATCTTTGGTTCGGCTACAGGTGCGGGAACTGCGATGCTTACGTTCTTGGGTGGCTTCCATCCTCAAACTGAGTCGTTGTGGTTGACCGATATTGCGCATCACCACTTGGCGATCGCAGTCATCTTCATCATTGCGGGACATATGTACCGCACCAACTTTGGAATCGGTCACAGCATCAAGGAAATCTTGGCTGCTCACAAACCCCCCAAAGGTGGCTTAGGCGAAGGTCATAAGGGTCTATACGACACTATGAACAACTCGCTTCACTTCCAACTGGCGTTTGCATTGGCTGCATTAGGCGTTGTTACCTCTTTGGTGGCACAGCATATGTACGCGATGCCTCCTTATGCCTTCATTGCTAAGGATTACACCACGAGTGCGGCGCTTTACACCCACCACCAGTACATTGCTGGCTTTATCATGGTTGGGGCATTCGCTCATGGTGCCATCTTCTTGGTACGAGATTATGATACGGCTGCCAACAAGAACAACGTGTTGGATCGGGTACTTCAGCATAAAGAAGCGATTATTTCGCACTTAAGCTGGGTCTCTCTATTCTTGGGCTTCCACACGCTGGGGATTTATGTCCACAACGATGTGATGCAAGCCTTTGCAACTCCTGAGAAGCAAATCTTGATTGAACCTGTGTTTGCACAGTGGATTCAAGCGTCTCACGGTAAGCTGCTGTACGGTTTTGATACGCTGCTGTCTAATCCTGAGAGTGTGGCTTACACTGCATTTCCCAACTACGGTAACGTTTGGCTACCTGGCTGGTTGGATGCGATCAACAGCGGCACAAACTCGCTCTTCTTGACGATTGGTCCTGGCGACTTCCTGGTTCACCATGCGATCGCCCTCGGACTGCATACCACCACCTTGATTTTGGTCAAAGGCGCGTTGGATGCTCGTGGCTCTAAGCTGATGCCTGATAAAAAAGACTTCGGCTACGCCTTCCCTTGCGACGGTCCTGGTCGTGGTGGTACGTGCGACATCTCAGCCTGGGATTCGTTCTACCTTGCCATGTTCTGGATGCTAAATACCATTGGTTGGGTCACCTTCTACTGGCACTGGAAGCATCTGGCAATCTGGAGTGGTAACGTCGCTCAGTTCAACGAGTCGTCTGTCACTATCATGGGCTGGCTCCGCGATTACCTCTGGCTTAATTCTGCTCAGCTGATCAACGGGTATAATCCCTACGGCATGAACAATCTGGCGGTCTGGGCTTGGATGTTCCTATTTGGGCACCTGGTTTGGGCAACGGGCTTCATGTTCCTGATCTCCTGGAGAGGGTACTGGCAAGAGTTGATTGAAACGATCGTTTGGGCACATGAGCGCACGCCTCTAGCAAACCTGGTTCGTTGGAAGGACAAGCCTGTAGCGATGTCGATTGTTCAAGGTCGTGTGGTTGGTTTAGCTCACTTCACAGTGGGGTATATCTTGACTTACGCGGCATTCCTAATTGCTTCGACTGCTAGCCGTTACGGTTAA
- a CDS encoding flavin reductase family protein — protein sequence MLDEQAKKTMLRKIPHGLFVCGVKDGEEVNGFTASWVMQASFQPPLVVNCVNKTSGSHAMIHSSQVFALSVLGAEQKDMAQKFFKPQRRVGNKFEDVEFYTGETGCPIISDSLGYVECRVVGTVEHGDHTVFVGEVIAAGVHREGDPLLLESTGWNYGG from the coding sequence TTGCTAGACGAACAAGCTAAAAAAACAATGCTACGCAAAATTCCGCACGGGCTTTTCGTCTGCGGTGTTAAAGACGGTGAAGAAGTCAATGGCTTTACTGCAAGCTGGGTGATGCAGGCATCTTTTCAGCCGCCTTTAGTGGTGAATTGCGTCAATAAGACTTCTGGCTCCCACGCCATGATTCACTCCAGTCAAGTCTTTGCTCTCAGCGTGTTAGGGGCTGAACAAAAAGACATGGCTCAAAAATTCTTCAAGCCCCAACGTCGAGTAGGCAACAAGTTTGAAGACGTAGAATTTTATACGGGTGAGACGGGTTGTCCCATTATTTCCGACTCGTTGGGATATGTAGAATGTCGAGTTGTTGGCACTGTAGAGCATGGTGACCATACAGTATTTGTAGGGGAAGTCATTGCGGCTGGCGTTCACCGTGAAGGCGACCCGCTACTGCTAGAAAGCACGGGTTGGAACTACGGCGGCTAG